In the genome of Chrysoperla carnea chromosome 5, inChrCarn1.1, whole genome shotgun sequence, the window GTTGATTCTGAGAATCTTTTATCATACCTTTAGTAGAGCAGGAGTTCACAAATATTTGAGTTTGTAAAATGTCAGGAccacattttgtcaattgattcttgctCAGAAAAGATTATAGATAAATATCTCTGATATTGCCCGAAACCCTATGGGTACAATTTTATAAACCCCCCCCCCTATTAGTAAGTGCACACCTTCAACGTATGCAGGTTATCAACGGTCTGTGCgtggatttattttttaattttaatcccaTAACAATATCTCGGAAATTAAGCCTCAGAGAGAATTTTGGtaaagaagttttttatttgttttgatcaGCTTAGTTAGAAAGTCCAAAGTTTTGCAGTCCATTATAGAACACCCTATATAACAtgtgttttttttcatattgtgGATGGGCCAAAGCACcttgaattttcaatttcgtttttcgtgttgaaaacaataaattgttagcAGGAAATTATGAAAAGAATTTATCATACCTATAACCATGGCTAAACGCATTGTCTAGTTGTAAGTGAATGAATTGAGTGAGTGAGTGAGGATTCTTCTTCATCactattattcaataatacacCCTCCAGTGATCAACCCTTAAATGATGCAAATATCATTATTTGTACACAACAACAACAGGTTTGTATTCATTgaccaatttaataaattcaattcaattaatttcatCAATCACATATCTTTAGCTATCTAATAATAAGTATttgcaatttatatttaattgaaagaaatccaatccaaattaaattttaaacttgaataattaaattattgtagatttatattttaatattaaagcgTACGAGTTGATGTAGtcgttgtttaaaaaaactgtcAAAGTGACGGATTCTACGAAGATTCACTTGACGGATTTCTAAGGTCGATATCCCAATCCAGActtattttttatcacttcaaggtgaagaattctcactgctcgggcagaaataaattaaaaaaagaagaagatataggctagtgacgtcattgtcccATATCACCAtaaagatacatataaaatcgtgctcatacatccttattTAGTTGGGCACAacaggtttttttgttttcaataatttattaaggttttaactttaatttaaatagttttttatttttttatttccaccgactagttttggagaaatatatgaaaatagttgaataataataagttgaaatgtatatatcaacgatctcgGAAATGGCTAcaacgattttcataaaatttcctaTGCAAGGGGTTTTTGAAGCGAAAAGTCAATCTAGCTgggtttcattttttaaaaacgtcgTCTTATCagtgttttcagaaaaaaactgaaacataaactgcaaaatatgactcttcctgacatctattggtgtatgtCGTacttaacgaaataaaatacgTTACCgtgacattcaaattggtatttgtgggaagatattttaaacggttcttatattagtgataaaatttgtatctttaaccgaaaaaaaatgtcttttaaacaaaaaataccgagcaaagctatAGTTACATGGGTTAGAATTTTCTAGATCTTTATAATGTGGATACTGTGTTTATTGCGATCCATCCTGACACATAATCAACacagcttaaattttttttataaaagaattatttttgtcaaaattttatttccggAATTAGGTCCTattataatgtttgtttttggGAAATGTTTAAAGTTGATCAGTTTTTTTGTGCGGATAAGTGACATCGAGAAATCAGAGTAGAGGGGCCAAAAACTAAATCCACCACtgtacaaattataaatttagggtataaaaattgtactaAATACAAtcctatattaaataataaatatttaacagacgataaatttttttttagtgacacatattataaatatatctatctagTATAcagtatattgtatatatgaaaattataaaacgaaACCTGCACATAATATAGGATTCTTCATTAAATAGGCTTAACAGTTCAATTTGTCATTGTGTTGAAATTATACCCTGCAGTGTTAAACTCACTGTTAGGTTCTACAACTACAACTACAAACTGTGTGCATTTATAAAGCAGAGCATAGCAGAGAGAGAGTAACACAGCGCCCTTTTTATACACAACATCATACCGTAAAAGTAGTATAGTAGCAAGCAGTATAATATAGCAAACCACCCTTTTTCAAAAccatttgatatttaatattaaatgtgcCAACAATAGAAACAGATCAGAATAATAGTGAAACAGATAATCCCCATCATCACTTCATTCCCATATTCTATTTATCTATCTGAATTTATACAGGTTGAATCATCTAGAATTTATATGCTATTCGAAATCAAACTCAAAATAATTGACAAAGAATAATCGAAGTACAATTAATCGTTTGTAGACTTGAATAAAACTGTCGACGTCCAATTTCATTTTTGGCTGTGGGGAAGAAGGAGCTTTTTTGAACTTCCATAAGGAActatgggtttcaaaaaaaaaatccaataagattggatcaaTTCGCTGAAGCTAtccaaaaatccaattttttaacttgatgacgtcatcagaataaaaaaaatttaattttgctgtatcacacccaaattttatccaattttgataaaacaagtatgtaattctattaaatttgggccatacttttcaaatttgtgatcaaaattaacctagctctaataggtttcaagaatgtggcaTCCCGGTCTCGGAATTAatcacataagtgatagctatcgaaaaactgacattacagctgaaaagaatgacccaaaattagtgggtttcaaaaaaaattccaataagatcggatcaaatttgcccgtgctatcaaaaaaatcgaattttttaactttatgacgtcatcagaatccaaaaaatttaattttgctgtatcacatccaaattttatccaattttaataaaccaagtatgtaattctattaaatttgggtcatacttttcaaatttgtgatcaaaattaacctagctctaataggtttcaagaatgtggaatcccggtcccggaattaagcacataagtgatagctagcgaaaaactgacattacagctaaaaagaatgacccaaaattagtgggtttcaaaaaaaattccaatacgatcggatcaaatttacctgtgttatcaaaaaaatcgaattttttaactttatgacgtcatcagaatccaaaaaattcaattttgttgtatcacatccaaatttcatccaattttgataaatcaagtatgtaatcctataaccacatagtcatcatcagtatgaattagttaatcgtaattactcttatagtGTACTCCTATAATAGCTAATTTGGTGACTGtctgcacaaaaaaaaaaaaagatttgtagttttattattatttacacagCTAAGGGGTTCAAATTCtgtagatagagtctttcttaaCTGGATTGTCGAATAGCAGTCCATTGTTTTaggtataaaatttcaaaagaaactgTACATTCGGTATACTTCGATATAAATATCTGTATAGTGTATCGTCTATATACAGTACACATATAATAACACGAAGAACACTCTATTGCAATTCATACACGCTTCAAATGTTTATGTCAAAagcatataaatattgatattaactttacttttatgttagaagaaaaatctttttattatattgaaaaatattattatcaatctttcttattttttaaatacatatatatatattttatttataaaacatttttcaagcaACTCTAATAttcttttgtgtttttaataaacgattttgaaaatattatatgtatatatatgtatattctttattttttaatattattttatttatttaatacaataataataaaaatctatgtatatttttatattaaacaataaaagaataaagtttttattttttttttattcaggaaataattgttttaatactttcagGAAGATAGAGATTTTAAAAGAAACCATTAGTGCGACTTTTTGAAGTCGGTAGGTggtaaaagaaattttgtataaatacaacAGATTTGTTTCTAATAATCAGTTAAAATGGGCATAAAATCGTTCATTTGCAAACTTATCCTTTCAAGTTTTCGAATTAAATCCTCACAAATTTCTGTTATCTCCTATTTTTTTAGGCCATTGATTCACAAACTTATTTGACCTATCGCCCccttttcagaaaaaatattacCCAGCGCCCCTGGATTTTagagtaaaaaaatatagtaaaaaaaatttagaccaAGACTCAAGcaggtatttttataaagtttgaaAGCGTATCTACACGGGTTGCAAAATCTTTTGCAGAAAATCCAACAAAAGAACTGTAAAGCttattgattaattgtttgttcATTGTTGAAACAAAATGGACACTtttgaattttagaaatattcgtAGTTACCAGATTCTTTTGGTGTCCAATCATAATACTAATAACTAACTTCAGAagaattactatggaaatataTAGCCCAAATTCTTTTAAATCTAAGAAAAAAATACTCCTCTatcgtgaaaaattttttgcaatattaatgGTCACGAAATAGTctcaatatttgtattatacatGAGAAATTGCGGACACCTAAGGGAAACCTCCAATAAAATTAagtgtattaataataatcagttctcttttaattattattaaattttggttATTACCAGTGGCGTAATTCGCCTTGGAGGGgccctgtatcaaaattagttgTGTGGCGCAAATGATGGGTaaagatttttcacaaaagaaattgaaatgcttgcatatattttaaaacctaAAATCTTCGCAGATATTACCAATTATGACAATATTTCTATTGTCCAATAGACTTCtcaattccaaaaacttgtgcggacaatgatttttttaaattgagttaTCAGCCACCAATGATGaaagtacaatttttcattattaaaataataaaatatgaaggtAATTTTCCCCGAAAATCGTACCACTTAAAGCCCAAGTCGTACCACCCATAGCTAATCTTAAACTAGCTGAattgctattaaaatttttgtatgcgtTACGACCATCCACTAATAAAATTTGACTCGGACTGCTTTTTTTAGCCATGTACCtacattttatgaaatgttCTTGCTATTTGACAAAAGGTTCTGATTTGAATTCTTTCAAATCATAATTACTCGAATGGCCTCAAACACTTTCTATTCTTAAATAAGACCAAATAAACGAGAAGAAAATAAGCATGCatctaaaaataactttatcatcatatttttttctgaatttcctAAAATGCCTTACAAATgatcaagaaattttaatgaaaacagtaagtttttttttttttacgaaagtCGATGGGTCCTTTATTTGTTCCTCTCTATTTGGACAATTAAAAAATGGAGTATAAGACTTAAGCTTTGGTAAGACTTGAGCAAGCTtccacaaaatataaattccattagaatataagataaattttctttacaattttatcTGGTAATTAtagacattaattttaaaacttacgagcggttgaattttattataaaggttTCTTCATGAAAGCAccaaatgtttttgaatttcaCAAAACTTAACcaactcaaaaattttgatcataattaAAATTCGAGTAATTCCATCAAATCAAGAATCGGAAATTTAGAAATATCAAACTTATTgacatctatttttattttagcataCTATTGACTGTCGCCATCTATGGTAGAATGCCGAAACCTTTTACAAAGATAAACAGATCTCGTTCTTAACTATTACAACCACCAtatggaaataataattttacgtcGGAAATGTTAACCGGCATTTGGCAATTGACATTTTAtgtttagataaataaaaaaagctgattatttaaataacgaaataaatatttgataaaatgtcAACAAAACGTAAACCAGAAACTCAAGTCCCTGCAGAAGAAAGCGATCACTTATTAATCAGACCTTTGTAGgtttactaataattttagCCTAATATAGAACCCAACATGATCAATATTTAACGATCCATTCCTTAACTGTTTGGATCCAgtctattttttgtaaatgagtctttttttaattgtatttcgtcgaagttattttaatgtttgattCCTTTTTGCAGGGGTGCTGGTCAAGAAGTTGGGCGATCATGTATTATGTTAGAATTCAAAGGAAAGAAAATTAtggtaaacaattattaatttctacACTCAATTATAATGtcctatattattttttaattccttaATTTTGTATTGTAGTTAGATTGTGGGATACATCCTGGATTATCAGGCATGGATGCTTTACCGTTCGTTGATTTAATTGAGGCAGATGAAATTGATTTACTTCTTATTTCTCAGttagtatactttttttttaatcagttttaaacTTGAAGAATAAACTTGCTtgaattgaaataaacttaaattgaaatattaggaTGAAGCTATACGTAAAAACCAGCTTCTCTAGCGTGAGACGTACTTAGATAAAAACTCTAAGACCCAGAATAGTTCGACTTAACTAACGAAACCTCATACACGCTGAACACACGATTGTGTCCGAAAATTATCACCCTTCATTTTCGatttgttttactttatttaaccATACTCCATCGTCAAATCGTGGTGCCACAGTTATCGTACTCTCCCCGTCAATTTTTTGCTCTACTAAATgttcataatattttacatataattttagttttcactTGGATCACAGCGGAGCTCTGCCTTGGTTTTTATTAAAGACAAGCTTTAAGGGTCGATGTTTTATGACTCACGCTACGAAAGCTATATATCGTTGGTTATTATCAGATTATATAAAAGTTAGTAATATTTCAACTGAACAAATGTTGTACACAGAGTCTGACTTAGAAGCAAGTATGGATAAAATTGAAACTCTAAATTTTCACGAAGAAAAAGACGTGTTAGGCATAAAATTTTGGGCTTATAATGCTGGCCATGTTTTGGGAGCTGCTATGTTTATGATTGAAATAGCTGGAGTTAAAGTAAGCATAAATATAAACGGTAATAAAATtagtgtaaaaatttattaattatttttttcaagattttgtaCACTGGTGATTTTTCCCGCCAAGAAGATCGGCATTTAATGGCAGCCGAAATTCCTACAGTTCATCCCGATGTTCTAATAACGGTAATATTATTTGGTGATATTTAAAATCTAGTTTCTAAATGGTTGGCTGTTTTAGGAATCTACATATGGTACTCATATACACGAAAAACGAGAAGAACGTGAAAGTCGATTTACAAATTTAGTTCATGATATTGTGAGTCGTGGTGGAAGATGTTTAATTCCAGTATTCGCTTTAGGGCGAGCTCAAGAGCTTCTCCTAATTTTAGGtaatgtgaaatatttaaatagtataacgtatccaatagggaatattcatttattttttttataattttctagatGAATATTGGAGTCAACATCCTGAACTTCATGATGTTCCAATTTATTATGCATCAAGTTTAGCAAAAAAATGTATGGCTGTGTATCAAACGTATGTGAATGCCATGAATGAAAGAATTCGAAGGCAAATAGCTGTTAACAATCCATTTGTTTTCAAACACATATCCAACTTAAAGGTAAATTATTTtagctaaaataattttgtaaaatttattataactggCTGGTTATTTCccgtaataattaataaataaatattcttataatttttggtAGGGAATTGATCATTTTGATGATGTTGGTCCATGTGTCGTTATGGCATCACCAGGTATGATGCAAAGTGGGTTATCAAGAGAATTATTCGAATCCTGGTGCACAGATCCTAAAAATGGAGTAATAATTGCTGGTTATTGCGTCGAAGGCACGTtagcaaaaacaattttaagcgAACCGGAAGAAATTACTACAATGACTGGACAAAAATTACCATTAAAATTATCAGTTGATTATATATCATTTTCAGCGCATACAGATTATCAGCAAACAAGTGAATTTATTAGGATTTTAAAACCACCACATGTGGtaagattttcataatttttaacgtatgaatccattttaattttgtttttcctaACACGCTTCTTCATACGTTAGATCGTTCATATATGATCTTTTAATggattatttttggaaaagaaATGTCAGAAATATTTTGTTGCATAGAAACATCGAAATAAGTTCAAAGAagtcttttttataatattcttttagAATCTTTTTGGCCttctttttcataatatttatatactttttagaaaatttattgatttatcgATAAACACGCCAATTTGAaccttttttcacaaaattaccatattttctaaaaaagcgAGGACCTTATCTAGGATTTGCTTTTTCTATATTACGGCCGCTACATACCACTAGCGTATCGAAGCTAAAGGCTTCTTAAGATTCCTTTATTTGATGAGTTCAGAACTACATTTTTTGCGAATATACATTgtaattcacaaataattttcaaaaggtTTTGGTGCACGGagaacaaaatgaaatgggCCGATTAAAAGCTGCATTACAACGAGAATATGAAGACGATCCAAATTGTAGTATACAACTTCATAATCCTCGAAATACACATGCAGTTGAATTATATTTTCGAGGTGAAAAAACTGCAAAAGTAATGGGAAAATTAGCTATGGAGAAACCAGAATCTGGTCACAAATTATCGGGAATATTAGTAAAGCGTAATTTCAATTACCATATGTTAGCTCCTACAGATTTATCGAGTAAGTTATTTCCGTATCATAAAATTTGCATCATTTTACAAATTCTTTGCCTGTTTTTTTAGAATACACAGACATGAACATGAGTCAGATTATTCAACGACAGAGTGTTTATTATGGAGGATCATTGTCAGTATTAAGGCATTTAATTTGCCAATTAGCTGGTACAATTGAAACATTAGACggtgaaaagaaatttaaagtatttaaaaatattgaagtttcaattgaaaataaaattgtgaccTTAGAGGtatgtatcaatttttaaacaattaaattttgaaatttaaaagctTGAGCATATAcacaattctattttttatgagTTCTCCAAACAAACATTACTTACATTTTTAGTGGATTGCAAATCCTGTAAACGATATGTATGCAGATGCTGTTTTAACAGCTATTTTACAAGCAGAAAGTTTAGATGCCCCAACAAAACAATTAACAAGAGCAATTAAACTTGACAGAATGCATTTTAAGGTAAGTACACTGCGATAATAATTGTCTAAAAgtctttaaatattgatatagatgtttaaataaaaatccgaaatttgttttatgtatatttctttttaattcagGAAATTTTGCGAtcaattttcttctatttaatttttagcttGAGGGTGGGATCTGTCGCGTGTGtattatataggtcttttgcaATTAGAGCCTGGCCGTCGAATAACCAAGTTATGATTTGTGTAC includes:
- the LOC123301080 gene encoding cleavage and polyadenylation specificity factor 73 produces the protein MSTKRKPETQVPAEESDHLLIRPLGAGQEVGRSCIMLEFKGKKIMLDCGIHPGLSGMDALPFVDLIEADEIDLLLISHFHLDHSGALPWFLLKTSFKGRCFMTHATKAIYRWLLSDYIKVSNISTEQMLYTESDLEASMDKIETLNFHEEKDVLGIKFWAYNAGHVLGAAMFMIEIAGVKILYTGDFSRQEDRHLMAAEIPTVHPDVLITESTYGTHIHEKREERESRFTNLVHDIVSRGGRCLIPVFALGRAQELLLILDEYWSQHPELHDVPIYYASSLAKKCMAVYQTYVNAMNERIRRQIAVNNPFVFKHISNLKGIDHFDDVGPCVVMASPGMMQSGLSRELFESWCTDPKNGVIIAGYCVEGTLAKTILSEPEEITTMTGQKLPLKLSVDYISFSAHTDYQQTSEFIRILKPPHVVLVHGEQNEMGRLKAALQREYEDDPNCSIQLHNPRNTHAVELYFRGEKTAKVMGKLAMEKPESGHKLSGILVKRNFNYHMLAPTDLSKYTDMNMSQIIQRQSVYYGGSLSVLRHLICQLAGTIETLDGEKKFKVFKNIEVSIENKIVTLEWIANPVNDMYADAVLTAILQAESLDAPTKQLTRAIKLDRMHFKECLIEMLQEMFGEESVPKIFKGERLHVTVDGKKANIDLVNMDVSCPEDEIFQQIVQTAVSKLYQSLAPPKIDPIPTASQT